The following proteins are encoded in a genomic region of Burkholderia cepacia:
- a CDS encoding efflux RND transporter periplasmic adaptor subunit: MAQKTHRRRRIVLATLAVVAIATGVTLKACAPDKHPQYLSAPVTRGDLENAVLATGALQAFKQVDVGAQVSGQLKTLKVKLGDKVTKGQWLAEIDPVISENALRQARASEESLRAQQQSTAAQVTQAELAFRRQQAMLPDDATSRESFEAARATLDVQRATLASLAAQIRSARIQIETAQANLGYTRIVAPIDGEVVAIVTQEGQTVIAQQQAPVILKLANLDTMTVKAQVSEADVIRVSAGQTAYFTILGEPDTRHYGRLRAIEPAPQNYADAQSTLGGGAGGSAKPNAAVFYNALFDVPNPEHRLRISMTAQVNIVLGNARNALSIPAAALGEKRKDGAYAVRVLRADGSTETRNIRIGINNNVRVEVLAGLKDGERVVIGEASADDHAPLSDVV, from the coding sequence ATGGCCCAGAAGACCCATCGCCGCCGGCGCATCGTGCTGGCTACCCTTGCCGTCGTCGCGATCGCCACCGGCGTCACGCTGAAGGCCTGCGCGCCCGACAAGCATCCGCAGTACCTGTCCGCGCCCGTCACGCGCGGCGATCTCGAGAACGCGGTGCTCGCGACCGGCGCGCTGCAGGCCTTCAAGCAGGTCGACGTCGGCGCGCAGGTATCGGGGCAGTTGAAGACGCTGAAGGTCAAGCTCGGCGACAAAGTCACGAAGGGCCAGTGGCTCGCCGAAATCGACCCCGTGATCTCCGAAAACGCGCTGCGCCAGGCGCGTGCCAGCGAAGAGAGCCTGCGCGCGCAGCAGCAATCGACGGCCGCGCAGGTGACGCAGGCCGAACTCGCGTTCCGGCGCCAGCAGGCGATGCTGCCCGACGACGCGACGTCGCGCGAGTCGTTCGAGGCCGCGCGCGCGACGCTCGACGTGCAGCGCGCGACCCTCGCGTCGCTCGCCGCGCAGATCCGCTCGGCCCGCATCCAGATCGAAACGGCGCAGGCCAACCTCGGCTACACGCGCATCGTCGCGCCGATCGACGGCGAGGTCGTCGCGATCGTCACGCAGGAAGGCCAGACCGTGATCGCGCAGCAGCAGGCGCCGGTGATCCTGAAGCTCGCGAATCTCGACACGATGACCGTGAAGGCGCAGGTGTCGGAAGCCGACGTGATCCGCGTGAGCGCCGGCCAGACCGCGTATTTCACGATCCTCGGCGAACCGGACACGCGTCACTACGGCAGGCTGCGCGCGATCGAGCCGGCGCCGCAGAACTACGCCGACGCGCAAAGCACGCTCGGCGGCGGCGCGGGAGGCAGCGCCAAACCGAACGCCGCGGTGTTCTACAACGCATTGTTCGACGTGCCGAATCCCGAGCACCGGCTGCGCATCTCGATGACCGCGCAGGTCAACATCGTGCTCGGCAACGCACGCAACGCGCTCAGCATCCCGGCGGCCGCGCTCGGCGAGAAGCGCAAGGACGGCGCCTATGCGGTGCGCGTGCTGCGCGCCGACGGCAGCACGGAAACGCGCAACATCCGCATCGGCATCAACAACAATGTGCGCGTCGAAGTGCTGGCCGGCCTGAAGGACGGCGAGCGCGTCGTGATCGGCGAAGCCTCCGCCGACGACCACGCACCGCTGTCGGACGTGGTGTGA
- a CDS encoding class I SAM-dependent methyltransferase: MTQNIYDDPAFFEGYSRLNRSVLGLDGAPEWPALRALLPDLRGRSVLDLGCGYGWFSRWAADHGAASVLGVDVSERMLERAASTAAHPAITYRRADLETLALPDAAFDLAYSSLAFHYIAHLDTLLRTIHRALVPGGQLVFSIEHPIYTAPRRPGFVVDAQGKRSWPVDGYQHEGERVTDWLAPGIVKQHRTLGTLVNLLIGNGFTLTHLDEWGPTPEQVDAMPALDEERDRPMMAIVAAQR; encoded by the coding sequence ATGACGCAGAACATCTACGACGACCCGGCCTTCTTCGAAGGCTACAGCCGCCTGAACCGCTCGGTTCTCGGGCTCGACGGTGCGCCCGAGTGGCCCGCGCTGCGTGCGTTGCTGCCCGACCTGCGCGGCCGCAGCGTGCTCGACCTTGGTTGCGGCTACGGCTGGTTCAGCCGCTGGGCGGCCGATCACGGCGCGGCCAGCGTACTCGGCGTCGACGTATCGGAGCGCATGCTCGAACGCGCGGCATCGACTGCCGCGCATCCGGCGATCACATACCGTCGCGCCGACCTCGAAACGCTCGCGTTGCCGGACGCCGCGTTCGATCTCGCCTACAGCTCGCTCGCGTTCCACTACATCGCGCATCTCGACACGCTGCTGCGCACGATCCATCGCGCGCTCGTGCCGGGCGGGCAACTCGTGTTCTCGATCGAGCATCCGATTTATACGGCACCGCGCCGGCCCGGCTTCGTCGTCGACGCGCAAGGCAAGCGATCCTGGCCGGTCGACGGGTACCAGCACGAAGGCGAGCGCGTGACCGACTGGCTCGCGCCGGGCATCGTCAAGCAGCATCGCACCCTCGGCACGCTCGTGAACCTGCTGATCGGCAACGGCTTCACGCTCACGCACCTGGACGAATGGGGGCCGACGCCCGAGCAAGTCGACGCGATGCCCGCACTCGACGAGGAGCGCGATCGTCCGATGATGGCGATCGTCGCCGCGCAGCGGTAA
- a CDS encoding HD domain-containing protein encodes MNPDTIHARLDFLREAERLKDVLRSGHTSGGRPESTAEHSWRLCLMALVFADALPGVDTLKLLKLCVVHDLGEALHGDIPAIEQAAHPDKSAHERDDLLTLTASLDRARRDEIVALWDEYEAAASPEARAAKALDKLETILQHNQGSNPPDFDYSFNLDYGRRHTDAAPLFSAIRAIVDADTQRRIDANRQHA; translated from the coding sequence ATGAACCCCGATACGATCCACGCGCGGCTCGATTTCCTGCGCGAAGCCGAACGCCTGAAGGACGTGCTGCGCAGCGGCCACACATCGGGCGGCCGCCCCGAAAGCACGGCCGAGCACAGCTGGCGGCTATGCCTGATGGCGCTCGTGTTCGCCGACGCGCTGCCCGGCGTCGACACGCTGAAGCTGCTGAAGCTGTGCGTCGTCCACGATCTCGGCGAGGCGCTGCATGGCGACATCCCCGCGATCGAGCAGGCCGCGCACCCCGACAAGAGCGCGCACGAACGCGACGACCTGCTGACGCTGACCGCATCGCTCGACCGCGCACGGCGCGACGAGATCGTCGCGCTGTGGGACGAATACGAAGCAGCGGCGTCGCCGGAAGCGCGCGCGGCGAAGGCGCTCGACAAACTCGAAACAATCCTGCAGCACAACCAGGGCAGCAATCCGCCCGATTTCGACTACTCGTTCAATCTCGACTACGGCCGCCGCCATACCGACGCCGCGCCGCTGTTCAGCGCGATCCGCGCCATCGTCGACGCCGACACGCAGCGCAGGATCGACGCGAATCGGCAGCACGCGTAA
- a CDS encoding helix-turn-helix domain-containing protein, which translates to MTASPLHTPPLGPQLKRWRALHRVKQSHAAELFGVAQSTISRWEAGRQQMSPDERATAERLLAARLDSAGDHALARLIAGSAGRMHLVCDLTHRLLACSPARTAEFSQPLSMLLGTSLWRFATPEIVRMEAALDPLGWHDRAGPPSVEFDTGANASRVVPIRGSLCRWTRMTLSDGSAARLVETL; encoded by the coding sequence ATGACCGCGTCACCGCTACACACGCCGCCGCTCGGCCCGCAGCTCAAGCGCTGGCGCGCGCTGCATCGCGTCAAGCAAAGCCATGCGGCCGAACTGTTCGGCGTCGCGCAGTCGACGATCTCGCGCTGGGAAGCCGGCCGCCAGCAGATGTCGCCCGACGAACGCGCGACGGCCGAGCGGTTGCTCGCCGCGCGCCTCGATTCCGCCGGCGATCACGCGCTCGCGCGGCTGATCGCGGGCAGCGCGGGCCGCATGCATCTCGTGTGCGATCTCACGCACCGCCTGCTCGCCTGTTCGCCGGCGCGCACAGCCGAATTCTCGCAACCGCTGTCGATGCTGCTCGGTACGTCGCTGTGGCGCTTCGCGACGCCGGAGATCGTCCGCATGGAAGCCGCGCTCGACCCGCTCGGCTGGCATGACCGCGCGGGGCCGCCGAGCGTCGAGTTCGACACGGGCGCGAACGCGTCGCGCGTCGTGCCGATCCGCGGCAGCCTATGCCGGTGGACCCGAATGACGCTGTCGGACGGTTCGGCCGCGCGGCTCGTCGAGACGCTTTAG
- a CDS encoding HdeD family acid-resistance protein, producing the protein MVRLVLLLLGIEYLRTRWRGLTVLGWVWVAAGVGIFVDALDGALHFPIELFAWLFLIEGLATLAVAGSGVGGQRILRYVKGIVVVVAAGLVFAGHHHGHFLLSMIFGTLFLVDGLLQCTSAWMVRYRRWNVAFAWGVIEILLAVFFFQPYPTHYVGTVPYCLGLLLMFGGMHMLSLAARVRRLTRNPAFATSPALVPDLDDARDRPRFAQSEWDGPPADSEPALTVHVWTPTGTSKAEAQRYPVIDRYIAAVDVNGVISTGHAALESPEGIYISLYPGVEIDRSPDEFTRILRATRENDVPGLFQPDYATESNAWCPSTVRVRIRNYDPAKLGAFWSSYRQDVTYNLTHRNCSSTVSNALEAALDGAVWRLKGTRAGWGAFVRLLLTPELWVAAQIRKRAVTMAWTPGLTLDYARALSMLADPRPFAWWKVARSAVKAIMASRRAWREQDSAALSPGGSEAASMK; encoded by the coding sequence ATGGTACGACTGGTGTTGCTGTTGCTGGGCATCGAATACTTGCGAACCCGCTGGCGCGGCCTGACCGTGCTCGGCTGGGTGTGGGTGGCAGCAGGCGTCGGCATTTTCGTCGACGCGCTCGACGGCGCGCTGCATTTCCCGATCGAGCTGTTCGCGTGGCTGTTCCTGATCGAGGGGCTCGCGACGCTCGCGGTGGCCGGCAGCGGCGTCGGCGGGCAGCGCATCCTGCGCTACGTGAAGGGCATCGTGGTCGTGGTGGCCGCGGGGCTCGTGTTCGCCGGCCATCACCACGGCCATTTCCTGCTGTCGATGATCTTCGGCACGCTGTTCCTCGTCGACGGGCTGCTGCAGTGCACGTCCGCATGGATGGTGCGCTACCGCCGCTGGAACGTCGCGTTCGCGTGGGGTGTCATCGAGATCCTGCTGGCGGTCTTTTTCTTCCAGCCGTACCCGACGCATTACGTCGGCACCGTGCCGTACTGCCTCGGCCTGCTGCTGATGTTCGGCGGGATGCACATGCTGAGCCTCGCCGCGCGCGTGCGGCGGCTGACGCGCAATCCCGCGTTTGCGACCTCGCCCGCGCTCGTGCCCGATCTCGACGATGCACGTGACCGGCCGCGGTTCGCGCAATCCGAATGGGACGGCCCGCCGGCCGACAGCGAGCCTGCGCTCACCGTGCATGTGTGGACGCCGACCGGCACGTCGAAGGCGGAAGCACAGCGCTATCCGGTGATCGACCGCTATATCGCGGCGGTGGACGTCAACGGCGTGATCTCGACCGGGCATGCGGCGCTGGAGTCGCCCGAAGGTATCTATATCAGCCTGTACCCGGGCGTCGAAATCGATCGTTCTCCGGATGAATTCACGCGCATCCTGCGTGCGACGCGCGAGAACGACGTGCCGGGCCTGTTCCAGCCCGACTACGCGACCGAGTCGAACGCGTGGTGCCCGTCGACCGTGCGCGTGCGCATCCGCAACTACGATCCGGCGAAGCTCGGCGCATTCTGGTCGTCGTACCGGCAGGACGTCACGTACAACCTCACGCACCGCAACTGCTCGAGCACCGTGTCGAATGCGCTCGAAGCCGCGCTCGACGGCGCGGTGTGGCGGCTGAAGGGCACGCGGGCCGGGTGGGGCGCGTTCGTGCGGCTGCTGCTGACGCCCGAGCTGTGGGTGGCCGCGCAGATCCGCAAGCGCGCGGTGACGATGGCGTGGACGCCCGGCCTCACGCTCGACTATGCACGCGCGCTCAGCATGCTCGCCGATCCGCGGCCGTTCGCGTGGTGGAAGGTCGCGCGCTCGGCGGTGAAGGCGATCATGGCGTCGCGCCGCGCGTGGCGCGAGCAGGACAGCGCGGCGCTGTCGCCCGGCGGATCGGAGGCGGCGTCGATGAAGTGA
- a CDS encoding ribonuclease T2: protein MLKTLARAAAALAVASVSLHAAAQTSYDYLLLAASWEPGFCASHDTPECTNLAGSYAATSLSLHGLWPNRYDGNQPFYCGVPQNDIDLDNAHQWCSMDAYPISSATRNTLSTYMPGVASCLDKHEWFKHGTCSNSATPDAYWNQASGMISRLGNTSFNAFLQANAGKTVTRNQLLSAFEGAFGSNTRSAVSLKCTKTNGVSYFTEAWIAVKTNAATQFPSTASLVTDGNTQGTCPTSGVYIAK from the coding sequence ATGCTCAAGACGCTCGCCCGCGCCGCTGCCGCACTCGCCGTCGCTTCCGTGTCGCTGCACGCCGCCGCGCAGACCAGCTACGACTACCTGTTGCTCGCCGCATCGTGGGAGCCCGGCTTCTGCGCGTCGCACGACACGCCGGAATGCACGAACCTCGCCGGCTCGTATGCGGCGACGAGCCTGTCGCTGCATGGCCTGTGGCCGAACCGCTATGACGGCAACCAGCCGTTCTACTGCGGCGTGCCGCAGAACGACATCGACCTCGACAACGCGCACCAGTGGTGCAGCATGGACGCCTACCCGATCAGCAGCGCGACCCGCAATACGCTGTCGACGTACATGCCGGGCGTCGCGTCGTGCCTCGACAAGCACGAATGGTTCAAGCACGGCACCTGCTCGAATTCGGCGACGCCCGATGCTTACTGGAACCAGGCGTCGGGCATGATCAGCCGACTCGGCAATACGTCGTTCAACGCATTCCTGCAGGCGAACGCGGGCAAGACGGTTACGCGTAACCAGTTGCTGTCTGCATTCGAAGGCGCATTCGGCAGCAATACGCGCAGCGCGGTGTCGCTGAAGTGCACGAAGACGAACGGCGTGAGCTATTTCACCGAAGCCTGGATCGCGGTGAAGACGAACGCGGCCACGCAGTTCCCGAGCACGGCGTCGCTCGTGACGGACGGCAACACGCAGGGCACGTGCCCGACGTCGGGCGTGTACATCGCGAAGTAA
- a CDS encoding isochorismatase family cysteine hydrolase → MTRQNAPDIASTPRTNPGDNPSAPIPAIVPSSTALLVMHYQTDILGLFPSVAPGLLANTRRLCDAARASGIGVWFVNLRFSPGYPEVSPRNKNGQGIKQLGLFINDGTSPELGRQADEPLIVAHRASVFFGTDLQARLVEQGVDSLIMIGIASTGVMLSSIAHASDADFRLYTVKDCCYDPDPVVHEHLFSTAFESRTTVLSLEDALRLLA, encoded by the coding sequence CCCCGGCGACAACCCATCCGCGCCGATTCCCGCCATCGTGCCGTCAAGCACGGCGCTGCTCGTCATGCACTACCAGACCGACATCCTCGGCCTCTTTCCGTCGGTCGCGCCCGGGCTGCTCGCCAATACGCGCCGACTCTGCGATGCGGCGCGGGCAAGCGGCATCGGCGTCTGGTTCGTGAACCTCCGGTTCAGCCCCGGCTATCCGGAAGTCAGCCCGCGCAACAAGAACGGCCAGGGGATCAAACAGCTCGGCCTCTTCATCAACGACGGCACGTCGCCGGAGCTCGGCCGGCAGGCCGACGAGCCGCTGATCGTCGCGCACCGCGCCAGCGTATTCTTCGGTACCGATCTGCAAGCGCGGCTGGTTGAGCAAGGCGTCGATTCGCTGATCATGATCGGCATCGCGTCGACGGGCGTGATGCTGTCGTCGATCGCCCACGCGAGCGACGCGGACTTCCGCCTGTATACGGTCAAGGACTGCTGCTACGACCCGGACCCGGTGGTTCACGAGCACCTGTTCTCCACCGCCTTCGAATCGCGCACGACGGTGCTGTCGCTCGAGGACGCGTTGCGGCTGCTCGCGTAA